The Alkalihalobacillus sp. LMS6 genomic interval TGACGAGAAATTCTATCATTATGAATTAAATCTAGTATAAAGAAGGTGATGGAATGGCCAAGCTCGTTATTCTTTTTGGACCTCAAGCAGTTGGAAAGATGACGGTAGGAGAAGCGCTTGCTGAGCAGACATCACTAAAGCTTTTTCATAACCATATGTCCATTGATATGGTCGCACCGATTTTCGGATTCCAAGACGAGACGTGGCGGTTAGTCGATTTATTCAGAAAAGAAATGTTTCAATCAGTGGCAAAAAGTGATTTAGACGGGTTAATTTTTACATACGTTTGGGCTTTTGATCGTCAAGAAGACTGGGAATATATTGACAATGTCGCAAGCATATTTGAAGAAAACGGTGGCTCGGTTTATTTTGTTGAGCTAGAGGCTGCATTTGATGAGCGACTCGCTCGAAATAAAAGCACACATCGGTTACAGCAAAAACCAACGAAACGAGATGTCGATTTTTCAGAGAAAGAATTAAAAGAGAGTGCCCAAACATACCGCTTAAATTCAAAAAAAGGTGAATTAACCAAGCCCTATTATTTGCGAATAAACAATACAAACCGTACATCTAGCGATGTTGCTGCAGAAATTAAGCGAACGTTTAACTTATAAAGGGAGGGGTACACTTATGCAATTTAAAAATATCATAACAAGTGAAGAAGCGTTTGAAGCCTTCTGTGAAGAAATAGGAAAGCCGAGTGAGTTGGCAGCGAACAAAGTTATTTCATCCATCGATGCGCACTGTGAAGCATTTATTAAAAAATCCCCGTTTCTTACTATGGCATCGGCTAATAATAATGGAGAATGTGATGTAACACCAAGAGGGGATGATCCTGGTTTTGTTCACGTCATTGATGAAAACTTTCTATTAATTCCTGAACGACCAGGAAACAAACGAATGGATTCAGCGCATAACATCTTATCAAATCCACATGTAGGGCTACTCTTTTTTATTCCTGGACTTGGTGAAACGCTAAGAATAAATGGAAAAGCTCACATCTGTCGTGATCCAGAATTACTTGACGCATGTCTGGCGAAAGGGAAACGGCCTCTTTTTGGCGTTCTGGTTGAAGTGAAGGAATGTTATATCCACTGCGCAAAGGCATTCTTGCGCTCGGGCTTGTGGAAACCAGAATCTTGGATTGACCAGGAAGAACGTCCATCCGTTGCAAAAATGATTAAAGCGCATACAGAATTTGATAAAAAGACGGAGCAGGACATTGAACGATCACTGGAGGAAAGCTACGCGAAACGACTGTATTAGAGGTGTAGAAATGTCAAAAACGATAAACGACTTACATACGGGCGGGGAAATGAGTGCAACGGTTCAGTTGTTTTATTCAATGGTGGAAGAGAATTTCTTACGTTTACAAGCAAGTCTACATACTATTGTACAAGATGAAATGGATTTCAAAGGTCTTGGAAATAAGGAAAATAGTATAGCTCAGCTCATTCGACATCTAGCATACGTTGACTTATGTTGGGTTTTTCGACTAAAGGGCCAACCTATTCCGGCAGAATACGAACAAAGGCTTGGACCAATGACAGATTTAAACGGTAAATTACCAAACGTACAAAAGGTACCGAAACGTGACTTGCTTGAAGATTATAGAATGATTATAACGATGTTAAAAAAAGAATGTGAGCGGTTTACGGATAAAGAACTAGAGCGTGTTGTTCCTTATGAAAATGGCGAAAAGGCCACCATTCGATGGGGTTTGTGGCATATGTCTGACCATAGTAGATACCATCAAGCTCATATAAATCGCTTAAGAGCAGACTTTGCAGGAGCGTTCCAAAATGATTAGACAAGCAGTTGGTGCAATCGTCGTAACGAAGGACGCGTATGTATTAGTATGCAAGTCTTGGCAAAATACGAAGGATGGAAAAGAACGTATTGAAGACGAATGGGATATCGTCAAAGGTGGGGTTGAAGATGAGGATGAATCGTTGGAAGCGGCTGTTTTGCGTGAGCTTTATGAAGAGACGGGTTCGAAAGCATTTATTCTAAGAGACCCGTTTCGTGAAAAGCTAACCTTTGCCTTTCCACCAGAGGTCAAAAAGAGAATCGGATTTGAAACACAAGAAACAACAGTTTTTTTGGTGGAGTTTACAGGTGACCTAGAAGATTTGACACCTAAAGATAAGGAAATTAGTAAGCTGAAAGCCGTCGGTTCAGACCAACTAATGGACTACATCACTCATGATGAGACGAAGCAATTTTTCCAGAAATATATCTTGGGGGGATGAATGCTGAATAGGGTTGAACAAATTAGAGCAGATGAAAAAAGGTATCATGACTTCATATACGAGCATCACGTTCTATTTGAAGAAGGGAGTTGGTTACATAAGCCGGTCAGCATGATTCAAGGTACACTCCCTTCTCTGTTAGACATTCCGAATGTGCGTGTTCTAGATTTAGGGTGCGGCGTTGGAAGAAATAGTATTCCAATTGCATCTGAGATTCAAAAGAATCA includes:
- a CDS encoding AAA family ATPase is translated as MAKLVILFGPQAVGKMTVGEALAEQTSLKLFHNHMSIDMVAPIFGFQDETWRLVDLFRKEMFQSVAKSDLDGLIFTYVWAFDRQEDWEYIDNVASIFEENGGSVYFVELEAAFDERLARNKSTHRLQQKPTKRDVDFSEKELKESAQTYRLNSKKGELTKPYYLRINNTNRTSSDVAAEIKRTFNL
- a CDS encoding pyridoxamine 5'-phosphate oxidase family protein — protein: MQFKNIITSEEAFEAFCEEIGKPSELAANKVISSIDAHCEAFIKKSPFLTMASANNNGECDVTPRGDDPGFVHVIDENFLLIPERPGNKRMDSAHNILSNPHVGLLFFIPGLGETLRINGKAHICRDPELLDACLAKGKRPLFGVLVEVKECYIHCAKAFLRSGLWKPESWIDQEERPSVAKMIKAHTEFDKKTEQDIERSLEESYAKRLY
- a CDS encoding DinB family protein, coding for MSKTINDLHTGGEMSATVQLFYSMVEENFLRLQASLHTIVQDEMDFKGLGNKENSIAQLIRHLAYVDLCWVFRLKGQPIPAEYEQRLGPMTDLNGKLPNVQKVPKRDLLEDYRMIITMLKKECERFTDKELERVVPYENGEKATIRWGLWHMSDHSRYHQAHINRLRADFAGAFQND
- a CDS encoding NUDIX domain-containing protein translates to MIRQAVGAIVVTKDAYVLVCKSWQNTKDGKERIEDEWDIVKGGVEDEDESLEAAVLRELYEETGSKAFILRDPFREKLTFAFPPEVKKRIGFETQETTVFLVEFTGDLEDLTPKDKEISKLKAVGSDQLMDYITHDETKQFFQKYILGG